In Zunongwangia sp. HGR-M22, the sequence CTGCTCTGAAGTTGCTAAATCTTTATAACTGATCTCTCCGTTATATTGCGCAAAAAGATCGAGCTTTACTTTCTTTTTATGCCAGATGAAATGCGTATTCCCAAATAGTGGGGCAGCATGTCTTAAAGGTGCTACCGAGCCATCATCCAATTCTTCCTCTCCTTCGGTGATAGAAATTTTTGAAGCCAGTCTTAAAGCCACTGAAAAATCGACCTCAATATTTCCTTCAACTCCATAAACATGAGCATTAGATGCATTTTGGATGGCCTGGATGTTGCTTGCTTCACCCTGATAGTCGATCTCTGTTTGCCCGTTCAAATTAAAATCACGGCGTACCATCGCATCTTCCAACCAAGTATAAAAACCTGCAAAACCAAAACGGATATTTTCAGCCGGCGACCAATTCACTCCAATTTCAGCATTATAAGCATACTCGGGTTTTAGGTTGGGATTAGGTACTACCACTGAGCCTGGCTCAGAATCAAAAATCTTCCCAACATCATCAATATTTGGTGCTCTAAAGGCAGTAGATGCATTTACACGCCATTGCAAGTATTGATTTTGTTTCCAGTTAATTCCGGCGCTGGCTGTCAATGCCCCCGTATTGATATCGGCATCCCTAAACGGAAAATCATATAGATTTTCATCGAATTTCGCATTTAATAAAATATGATTATATCGTAAACCCGACTGGAAATTTAGATCTTCCTGAATTTGCCATTGATACGTTGCATACGCTGCCAAAGATTTCCAATTGGAATTATCTGGATATCGGGAAGCAGTTTGTTGTTCTACGACAGAGTTTATATTTTCCTGAAAACCTTCAGATTTTACCTGATTATTTACATATTCTAGTCCGTAAAACAATTTGCTGCCTTCAAAAGCTTTTTCGAAATCAAGATTCGCCGAATAAGCGCCTACATTTTCTTCAGTATTAAATAAAATTTCCGAACCAAAATCACGATCGTGGCGACTTTCTTCAAAAAACTGATATGCCAGCATAAATTGCGCTTTATCATAAAGTTCACCATTGCCTTTTTTATTGATTTTAAAATCGCCTAAAAACCATCGCTGCGGCCCATAATGCCACTCGGCTGCCCGTAACTGCCCATTTCTTCTTCGGTACAAACGATCATATCTTGGATAATCTGAAGTTTCACTGTAAATAAGCCCTAAGTTGAAATTCCAGGTTTCATTGGGCATATATTTCACTTTTTCTAGCAAGCTAAGCTGCGTATATCCGGTTGGTTTTTGAATTAATGGATCGTCGTTTTGCAAAATCACATCTTTATCATTTTCTCTTACCGCATATTCTGGCCTTAAATAAGAATCGGGGCCATGCTCTCCCATTTTTAGATCACCAAAATCGGAATAGGAAACCGAGGTTTGAAATGCCCAATTTCGTCTTCCAACATTAACATCTGCATGCAAAGTTTGCTCATTATTTGCTGATGAATATCTTCCGTAGAAATTACCACTAACCGAAGTTTCCGCTCCAAACGAAAATCGAGGTTTTAGCGTATAAAAATTCATCACACCGCCAATTGCATCACTTCCATAAACTACCGATCCCGGACCCAAAATAACTTCAGACCTTTCGATTGCCAAAGGATCGATGTTGATCACATTTTGCAGGTTTCCGCTTCTAAAAATGGCGGTATTCATTCGCACTCCATCTACAGAAATTAAGACGCGATTGGTCGCGAAACCACGAATCATTGGACTCCCGCCGCCTAACTGACTTTTTTGTACAAAAACCTGCCCGGTGCTTTCTAAAAGATCTGCGGAAGTTTGTGGGCTGTTTAATAAAACGTCTTCTTTGTCTATGCTGACTATTTTCTGCGGAATTTCATCTTTTTTAAGCTGAAATTTTGCTACGGAAAGCACTACCTGATCGAGCTTATTCTGGTCTTCCTTAAGATAAACGATCTGATCTTTGATTTCAGACTTTATAATTTCAAATAATTGATGCGAAACATGCTGAAAAAAAAGGACTTCAGAAGTATCGAATTTTGATATATCGGCGCGACCTTCAAAATTACTAAAACTGGTTTTGGCCTTTTCAGCATTAAAAATAATGACATCGCTTAACGGCTCCTCTGTAGCGCTATCGAGAACAATGATATGTTGAGAAAATAAATTTCCGCTTAAAAAAATAAAGAAGAAAAAGACTAAAAAACGCATTAATTAAAGATTTCGTTGAGTACGGTTAGAGATTTTGGCTTTCTAAATCCTTCGATATGCAACTCGTAATACAACACCAACATTTTTAAAAAATCAGATCGCTGCTCGCCCGTTAATTTTATCTGCTGCATATCATTAAAGCTCACATTTAAAAATGCTCGCAAAATATCAAGATTTTCGCCTTCTATGCAATATTCATTGGTTTTAACAGATTCAAAGGTTCCTTCCAGCAAATTAAAAAATGGCTGCTCTGTATTTAAATCGTCTGGCTGAAAACCTAAAAATCCAGATAATTTCAGCAAAAACATTATATGAAAATTAGCAATCTTATCGTGCAAATCAAGCCAACTAAAGGCGGTTTCCAAAAAGTGATATAATGCAGGATTAGCTTCTTCTTCTCTAATTGCACTTTTTAAAATTTCAGCAATAAACATCACCAAACTTGCTTTGATCATGTTAGTGTGTAACGAATTATACGTGTTTATAACCTTAGCATCTTTTAGATACTCTAAGGTGCCTTTATTCTTGTGGCTCGCGACGATGTCGAGCTGAGTTAGCAACTGAAATTGACTGGCTTTAAATTTCCCTTTTTTCGATTTTAAAATTCCGCGTAGCATATAGGTGCGCAACCCACTTTCTAAAGAATACAGGTTTACAATAAGATCTGCTTCCCCATATTTTAGCGCGCTAATTACAATTGCTTTAGAATTTACGATCATCGAATTGACTATAGGATTTTGGCAACGGAAGGTATAAAAAAAGCCGCTTTTAAAAGCGGCTTTTAATTATTTATCGGTATTGAAGTTTATACAACGCCTTGGGCTAACATTGCATCGGCTACTTTAACAAAACCAGCGATATTTGCTCCTTTTACGTAATCTACATGACCATCTTTATCGGTACCATATTCTACACATTTCTCATGAATATCATTCATGATTTCGTGAAGTTTCTTATCTACTTCTTCAGCCGTCCAGTTATAACGCATTGAGTTTTGCGTCATTTCTAATCCTGAAGTAGCTACACCACCGGCATTTGAAGCTTTTCCAGGAGAGAATAAAATTTTCGCATCACGAAAAACTTCCACAGCTTCTGGAGTACATGGCATGTTAGCTCCTTCGCCAACACACATACATCCATTATCTACTAATTTCTTAGCATCTTCTTCTTTTAACTCGTTTTGAGTTGCACATGGCAATGCTACATCACATTTTACTTCCCATGGAGTGGTATCTGCATAGAATTTGGCATTGGTATATTTTTCAGTATACTCTTTAATTCTACCACGTTTTTCGTTTTTAAGCTCCATGATGTATTGAAGTTTTTCTGCATCAATCCCATCTTCATCGTGAACGTATCCCTGAGAATCAGACATCGTAACCACTTTTGCTCCAAGCTGAATTGCTTTTTCTGCAGCATATTGCGCTACATTACCAGATCCAGAAATTACTACTGTTTTCCCTTCTAGCTTTTCACCTTTTGTTTTAAGCATATTCTGGGTAAAATATACATTCCCGTACCCGGTAGCTTCGGGACGAATTAAGGAACCTCCATAAGAAAGACCTTTACCCGTTAATATACCAGTAAATTCGTTTTGAATTCTTTTGTATTGCCCAAACATATAGCCCACTTCTCTAGCACCTACTCCTATATCACCGGCAGGAACATCGGTATTATATCCTATATGCTTGCTAAGCTCTGTCATAAAGCTTTGGCAAAAACGCATCACTTCATTATCAGATTTTCCTTTGGGATCAAAATCTGATCCTCCTTTACCACCACCCATCGGCAATGTTGTAAGACTATTCTTAAAGGTTTGCTCGAAAGCTAAAAACTTAAGGATACTTAGATTTACTGATGGATGAAAACGTAATCCGCCTTTGTATGGCCCGATTGCAGAATTCATTTGAATACGATATCCGCGGTTAATTTGTATATCCCCTTTATCGTCCAACCATGTAACTCTAAACATGATAACGCGCTCTGGCTCTACCATGCGCTCCAATAGTTTGGTATTTTGATATTTACTATTTTGTTCTATAAAAGGTATAATGGTTTCAGCAACTTCATGAACCGCTTGTAAAAATTCTGGTTCGTTTTGATTTCTTTGAGACACTTTATCCAAGAAATCTTGTATATTTTTTTCCATATGGTGTCGCTTAAATTTGTTTTAAAGAATATGTTGTTTAGAGGTGCAAATATATGAGATATATAAAAAATAGCGCCAAAAATTTAGTTTTTCATATAATATTAACTTTCCGGCGAATTCAAAAAAAAAAGAAAAAATCAATTTAAATTGAAGCTAACCTTCTTTTCATATATTTGCCGATATATTCTATAAACCCCTGTATTGAAGCGGATTCGTATTAGTTTTTTGATCGTTTTTTTATGCCTTTTATCTGATTTAGGATATGGGCAGGTGCTACATGAAATTGGAGTGACAGCAGGGCCACTTGCTATTACTACAGATTATGGCCAGCGAGGTGAGCTTAGAAACCTTTATTTGAATACCGGTTTTGGCATCGGTTTTCAGCATTATATGAATTTTGTATTTACCGGTAATAATACTCAAACTAATTATTTTAAAGACTTTTTTAGAGTACGTACAGAAATTGATTATTTTCATACCTATCTAGACCATTACGGCCCTATTTCTTACCAAAACAACCCCAGAGGAGAGATGCTACGTGCCATGCATGGTGAAACGCAACTAATAGAATTTGGGACACAACTAGAATGGCATTTTACCCAAATTAGAGAGTTTCTTATCTTTTCTTATCGCTTCTCACCCTATATAACAGCAGGAGCCCATTTAGCATATTATATGCCCGATGCCTATAGTGACCTTGGTCCGCTCGATCGTCCGGGAGTACTTTTCCCTTCTTTTACAGATGGTTTGAATTTAGACAATGATATTACCTACAATCTTATTTTTGGTGGTGGAACTCGTTATAGGTTAGGAAGAAATAGCGATTTGGTTGCTGAAATTAAATGGCAATATTACGGTAGCGATTATGTAGAAGGGCTTGATGTACAGGGGCCACAAAACAAATCTAATGATTGGTCGGTATGGTTAAACTTCGGTTATATTTATTATCTTAACTTCTAGGGTTTATTCCTGAAATTTGTCGAATTCTCTTACTTTTTCCCCCAGACAATTATTAATCATCATTTCAAAGTTTCTTAGATTTTCTACTGAAGTGAGATAAACGGAATGATTAAGTTTTGGATATTTCAATTGTACTACCTGCTCGTTGATTTCTTTCAGGCCTAGAGATACACCTTGTTCATCTTTAAACAACACACGGTTTCCGGCAGAAAGCATAAAGTCTTTTAAAGGATATTCTATATTTTCAAGATTCCCTTTTGTGACGATCTTTTCTTTTGAAATATAATAGCGAGGAACTTTACCACTGCATGGCTTATAAATCACGAAACGATCATTATATTTCTTTAGCTCGATAAACCGATAAATTGCTTTAGATTGATCTTTACTTTCTAAAGAAACTTCTGAAACTAGATTCTCGTAAAATTTTGAAGTCTTGGTGGTATCAATAAATAATTGATATTCCTCAAGATTTAAAGCTGAAGCTCTTGTACGCTCGGGGATACTATCAGACGGTATCACATATAGATCTTCAGGAATAGTCGCTGTTTCGTTTTTTTGAGTTTCATCATTTTTACAACTCAAAAAAGGCAACAATACAATTACTACAAAAAAGAATTTATACTTCATCTGAATTTAAAATCTTACCTCCATTTGCTTCAATTTCAGCTTTTGCTTTTTTAAAACCTTCAGCATCAATCGCTCTGGTAGCATCTTCAATTAAAAAAGATTTAAAACCTTCAGCTAAAGCATCTTTAACACTAAAAGCGACACAAAAATCGCAGGCTAAACCAGCAAAATAAAGTTCGTTAACCTCTTTCTCTTTTAGATATCCACTTAAACCTGTAGATTTTAAATGAGCATTATCGTAAAAACCGCTATAACTATCGATTTCAGGATTTGTTCCTTTTCTAAAAATGGCTTCAATTTTATCCAATTTCAAATCCTTATGGAATGCTGCACCGTCGCTTCCCTGGATGCAATGATCTGGCCACATTACCTGATCGATTCCGTTTAGATCGATTACTTCGAACGTTTTTTTACTATGGGTACTTGCAAAACTGGCATGCCCGGCAGGATGCCAATCCTGAGTGGCAATTACCAAATCAAATTTCTCCTGAAGTTTATTGATAATTGGCACAATTTCATCTCCGCCAGGAACCGCTAAAGCACCACCCGGCATAAAATCGTTTTGTACATCTATAAGAACTAAAGCTTTCATGAGAGTTACATTTTGTGTTCGCTAATTAATCGATCTCTTTCTTCTTTCAGCTTTTCTGAAATGCTGACTTTATAAATATGTGGATTATTGAAGCGTTTATACTCTAAAGGCAATTCGGCCAATCTCGACTTACTATATTCGGCAATTTCAGTAAGTGTTCTTCTTTCGATGTTCATTTTACCATCCCTCATTACTGGCTTCAATAAAGCTTCTTTTTTATATGCTGAAACATCTAAAAATTTATAAGGTTCTGAAGGATGAAAAACTTTTGATATTTCAGTTTCCGCTTCATCTTCCATCGCAATGATATCGATACCGGCGCACTCACCGTTATTATCTTTCATTCGATAGACCTGCTTACGATGAGGAAGTGTGGTCTTAATTAAACTTTCTGATATCTTAATTCTAGGCTGCTTATCTGAAAAAGTTAATTTGTATACTCCATCCAATGCTGCATCTGGCTTTCCGATTACAAGATTAGTGCCTACTCCATAAATATCAATTGGCGCGTCCTGCTCTTGTAAACTTTTAATCACATATTCATCTAATTGATTAGAAGCTGCAATTTTCACATATTCCAAACCTGCATCGTCCAGCTGCTTTCTTGCCATTTTACCAAAATAAGCCAAATCTCCACTATCGAGGCGTATCGCAAGTAGCTTTTGTCCTTTCGCTTCCATTTCTTTAGCCACGATAATCGCATTAGGTACTCCGCTTTTTAGGGTATCGTAGGTATCTACTAAAAGTACACAGCCTTTAGGCCTACTTTTAGCAAACTCTCTAAAAGCATCGATCTCGTTATCGTAACTTTGGATAAATGAATGGGCCATTGTTCCCGAAACAGGAATATCCATATCACGACCGGCGATAACGTTACTAGTGCCATTAAAGCCACCGATCATTGCCGCTCTGGAAGCGTAGTATCCGCCCGGCCCCTGCGCACGTCGTAAACCAAAATCTAACAAAGTTCGTTCTCCAGAGACCAATCGCATTCTGCCAGCTTTAGTAGCGATAAGCGTTTGAAAATTTAGTAAGTTGAGTAGAATAGTTTCTATGATCTGTGCTTCGATCAAGTTGGCTTCTACCTGCAAAACCGGTCTTGTTGGAAAAACAATATCCCCTTCCTGTACTGAATAAATATTTCCAGAAAATTTGAAATTCTCCAGATATTCCAGAAAATCGTCTTCAAAATCGTACTGCTTTAAAAACTCAATATCTTTTTTATTGAAACGAAGATTACTAATAATTTCAAGTAAATCTTCTAAACCTGCAAAAATCGCAAAACCACTTCCGTAGGGAATCTTTCTGAAATAATAATCGAAGACCGCTCTAGAATTTCGCTTTCCATTTTTAAAATATACTTGCGACATGGCAAGCTGGTATTGATCGGTATAAGTAGCCGTAAAATCGAACATATGTTTGGTTTTTACTCGATAATCCACATTGTGAATCCCGAATTAAAAATTCTCAAATAAAACACCTATTGATTGTTAAGGCATTTTATTAGTTTTAAAGCCAAGCGTATTCTATCAATTCTCGAATATACCTGACTCGCCAACAAATTTAAGGCTTTGAAAATGTTTTAGCACATTCGCATTCCTCAAAATTGTATTAAAACATCTCGCAACGATCCAATTTCGATTCTGATCAATTTATTTTATGGATTTAGCGCCAATTGCTTTATTATTTATACTGAATCTCTTGCCGGATCTTTTTAAAACATTCTTCAAAGCCCGAAGATGTTATTAAATGCAAAAAATTCTGAAAAAAATCCAGCTTCAAAACTGAATTATAATATGTAGATTACCAATACTATAGGAGAATTATTTTGTATTGAACTAAAAATATTTAAAATACTACTCTATTTTTTTGAATATTATTTAGCGATAATTAAAAATTCCGTTATATTTGCATCCGCAAAATTGATTGCAAATTCCTCCTTAGCTCAGTTGGTTAGAGCATCTGACTGTTAATCAGAGGGTCCTTGGTTCGAGCCCAAGAGGGGGAGCAAAAAATTTTTAGGGCAAATTCAGCTGCCGAGAATGCTGAAGACATATTGATATATTCCTCCTTAGCTCAGTTGGTTAGAGCATCTGACTGTTAATCAGAGGGTCCTTGGTTCGAGCCCAAGAGGGGGAGCATAAAGCCACGCTATTTTTAGCGTGGCTTTTTTGTTTGCTGAAAGCATGAATTTTGTTTACATTATCTATTCTGAGAAAGTTGGGATCAATCTCAAAAGCTGTATATAAAATAAAGCCTAATTTTTGAGGACTAAGTAAAAATACCAGTTAATCTGAACAGGAAGAATTCTATATTTTTCACATTTCTAACTGACTTCTGAAGGCTTTTATTTTACATTATTTGATTCTGCTGAAGCGTCAGTAGGCGCATACCTAAATTTTATTTAAAATTAATCTAATTAAAATTTGCGATAAAAGCTTGTTCGTTCTAAATTCGCAACCGATTATTAAGAATTGTTTTAAATAAAATTCATAATGAAAAAATTTTACGTTCTCTCCTTCTTTTTACTAGCACTATTTAGCACGGCCTATGGTCAGAATAGTTCCATTCACGGAAAAGTTTTTTCCGATTCGGAAACTCCAATTTATAACGCCAATGTAATTGTACTAAACTCCAATACTGGCGCTATGACCAATAAGAACGGATACTATGAACTTAAAAATCTTGCTCCCGGCAGATACACTATAAAAGCTTCCTATCTTGGATATGAATCTATAAATCAATCAATCACTGTAAAGGAAGGAACACAAGCAGAACTAGACTTCACATTAAATGAATCGGCCACCCAACTACAAGGGGTAGAGATTATTGGCCGGAAGGAACGCAACTACAAAAACACCACCTCTTTTGTTGGTACTAAATCAGCTACTCCGCTTATCGACGTACCACAGGCGGTAAGCTACGTAACTAAAGAGGTTATTTTAGATCAGGCAGCCTTTACCGTGAATGACGTGGTTAATAATGTTAGTGGTGTAAATCAATTTTCATTTTATAACGATTTAACGATTAGAGGCTTTAGAGTTCAGGGACAACGAAACAGTAGTATGCTTTTAAATGGTTCGCGAATGATGACCAGTTTTTGGAGTCAGCAGATTATTCCCCATGTCGAGCGAGTAGAAGTTATTAAAGGGCCTGCTTCTGCCCTGTTTGGAAATGCTTCTCCAGGTGGAACAATAAACACCGTTACAAAAAAACCGCTACAAACTACTAAACAGTCTATAAGTGCCAGCATGGGTAGTTTTAATACGTTTAGGTTGTTAGGCGACTTTACCGGACCAATGAGCAAGGACAAAAAGTTTTTATACCGCTTAAATTTAGGCTATCAAAACACCGATGGTTTCAGGGATTTGCAATTCAACAAAAATATTGTTGTGGCACCTTCGTTCTCTTTTATCCCTAACGAAAAAACACGTTTAAATTTAGATGTAGTCTATCAGGACAATAAAGGAAGACTGGATCGTGGACAAGCCGTTTTTGGCGATGGTGACCTCTTTTCTACACCAATAACAACTTCCTTAAGTGCAGAAAATGATTACCTGAACGAACAAAACCTAAATGTAACTTTATCATTTCAGCATAAATTCAATGAAAACATCAGTTTTAATAGTTCTTATATGAATTCTGGCTACGATGAAGATTTGTTAGAGCACAGAACTGCCAACAACTTTTTAGCCCTTGGTGACGGCTCATACGATATTACGAAAGTGGCCATGCGAGTATTTAATCGTAAGCGATCATGGAACAATCAAAACTTTACCAATTACCTCAATATTGATTTTAACCTTGGAGCTATAGAAAACACCTTTTTGGTGGGCTATGATTATTTTCAACAGGAACTGGAGCCGGGAGGATCTCAACTAGAGGCCAACGCTTATC encodes:
- a CDS encoding TonB-dependent receptor plug domain-containing protein, with protein sequence MRFLVFFFFIFLSGNLFSQHIIVLDSATEEPLSDVIIFNAEKAKTSFSNFEGRADISKFDTSEVLFFQHVSHQLFEIIKSEIKDQIVYLKEDQNKLDQVVLSVAKFQLKKDEIPQKIVSIDKEDVLLNSPQTSADLLESTGQVFVQKSQLGGGSPMIRGFATNRVLISVDGVRMNTAIFRSGNLQNVINIDPLAIERSEVILGPGSVVYGSDAIGGVMNFYTLKPRFSFGAETSVSGNFYGRYSSANNEQTLHADVNVGRRNWAFQTSVSYSDFGDLKMGEHGPDSYLRPEYAVRENDKDVILQNDDPLIQKPTGYTQLSLLEKVKYMPNETWNFNLGLIYSETSDYPRYDRLYRRRNGQLRAAEWHYGPQRWFLGDFKINKKGNGELYDKAQFMLAYQFFEESRHDRDFGSEILFNTEENVGAYSANLDFEKAFEGSKLFYGLEYVNNQVKSEGFQENINSVVEQQTASRYPDNSNWKSLAAYATYQWQIQEDLNFQSGLRYNHILLNAKFDENLYDFPFRDADINTGALTASAGINWKQNQYLQWRVNASTAFRAPNIDDVGKIFDSEPGSVVVPNPNLKPEYAYNAEIGVNWSPAENIRFGFAGFYTWLEDAMVRRDFNLNGQTEIDYQGEASNIQAIQNASNAHVYGVEGNIEVDFSVALRLASKISITEGEEELDDGSVAPLRHAAPLFGNTHFIWHKKKVKLDLFAQYNGEISYKDLATSEQGKAYLYTVDANGNPYSPSWYTLNLTGQYDLDENWLLTASVENITDQRYRTYSSGIAAAGRNLIISARFRF
- the recO gene encoding DNA repair protein RecO; this encodes MIVNSKAIVISALKYGEADLIVNLYSLESGLRTYMLRGILKSKKGKFKASQFQLLTQLDIVASHKNKGTLEYLKDAKVINTYNSLHTNMIKASLVMFIAEILKSAIREEEANPALYHFLETAFSWLDLHDKIANFHIMFLLKLSGFLGFQPDDLNTEQPFFNLLEGTFESVKTNEYCIEGENLDILRAFLNVSFNDMQQIKLTGEQRSDFLKMLVLYYELHIEGFRKPKSLTVLNEIFN
- the gdhA gene encoding NADP-specific glutamate dehydrogenase, encoding MEKNIQDFLDKVSQRNQNEPEFLQAVHEVAETIIPFIEQNSKYQNTKLLERMVEPERVIMFRVTWLDDKGDIQINRGYRIQMNSAIGPYKGGLRFHPSVNLSILKFLAFEQTFKNSLTTLPMGGGKGGSDFDPKGKSDNEVMRFCQSFMTELSKHIGYNTDVPAGDIGVGAREVGYMFGQYKRIQNEFTGILTGKGLSYGGSLIRPEATGYGNVYFTQNMLKTKGEKLEGKTVVISGSGNVAQYAAEKAIQLGAKVVTMSDSQGYVHDEDGIDAEKLQYIMELKNEKRGRIKEYTEKYTNAKFYADTTPWEVKCDVALPCATQNELKEEDAKKLVDNGCMCVGEGANMPCTPEAVEVFRDAKILFSPGKASNAGGVATSGLEMTQNSMRYNWTAEEVDKKLHEIMNDIHEKCVEYGTDKDGHVDYVKGANIAGFVKVADAMLAQGVV
- a CDS encoding THC0290_0291 family protein — encoded protein: MKRIRISFLIVFLCLLSDLGYGQVLHEIGVTAGPLAITTDYGQRGELRNLYLNTGFGIGFQHYMNFVFTGNNTQTNYFKDFFRVRTEIDYFHTYLDHYGPISYQNNPRGEMLRAMHGETQLIEFGTQLEWHFTQIREFLIFSYRFSPYITAGAHLAYYMPDAYSDLGPLDRPGVLFPSFTDGLNLDNDITYNLIFGGGTRYRLGRNSDLVAEIKWQYYGSDYVEGLDVQGPQNKSNDWSVWLNFGYIYYLNF
- the pncA gene encoding bifunctional nicotinamidase/pyrazinamidase, whose amino-acid sequence is MKALVLIDVQNDFMPGGALAVPGGDEIVPIINKLQEKFDLVIATQDWHPAGHASFASTHSKKTFEVIDLNGIDQVMWPDHCIQGSDGAAFHKDLKLDKIEAIFRKGTNPEIDSYSGFYDNAHLKSTGLSGYLKEKEVNELYFAGLACDFCVAFSVKDALAEGFKSFLIEDATRAIDAEGFKKAKAEIEANGGKILNSDEV
- a CDS encoding nicotinate phosphoribosyltransferase, whose translation is MFDFTATYTDQYQLAMSQVYFKNGKRNSRAVFDYYFRKIPYGSGFAIFAGLEDLLEIISNLRFNKKDIEFLKQYDFEDDFLEYLENFKFSGNIYSVQEGDIVFPTRPVLQVEANLIEAQIIETILLNLLNFQTLIATKAGRMRLVSGERTLLDFGLRRAQGPGGYYASRAAMIGGFNGTSNVIAGRDMDIPVSGTMAHSFIQSYDNEIDAFREFAKSRPKGCVLLVDTYDTLKSGVPNAIIVAKEMEAKGQKLLAIRLDSGDLAYFGKMARKQLDDAGLEYVKIAASNQLDEYVIKSLQEQDAPIDIYGVGTNLVIGKPDAALDGVYKLTFSDKQPRIKISESLIKTTLPHRKQVYRMKDNNGECAGIDIIAMEDEAETEISKVFHPSEPYKFLDVSAYKKEALLKPVMRDGKMNIERRTLTEIAEYSKSRLAELPLEYKRFNNPHIYKVSISEKLKEERDRLISEHKM
- a CDS encoding TonB-dependent receptor, giving the protein MKKFYVLSFFLLALFSTAYGQNSSIHGKVFSDSETPIYNANVIVLNSNTGAMTNKNGYYELKNLAPGRYTIKASYLGYESINQSITVKEGTQAELDFTLNESATQLQGVEIIGRKERNYKNTTSFVGTKSATPLIDVPQAVSYVTKEVILDQAAFTVNDVVNNVSGVNQFSFYNDLTIRGFRVQGQRNSSMLLNGSRMMTSFWSQQIIPHVERVEVIKGPASALFGNASPGGTINTVTKKPLQTTKQSISASMGSFNTFRLLGDFTGPMSKDKKFLYRLNLGYQNTDGFRDLQFNKNIVVAPSFSFIPNEKTRLNLDVVYQDNKGRLDRGQAVFGDGDLFSTPITTSLSAENDYLNEQNLNVTLSFQHKFNENISFNSSYMNSGYDEDLLEHRTANNFLALGDGSYDITKVAMRVFNRKRSWNNQNFTNYLNIDFNLGAIENTFLVGYDYFQQELEPGGSQLEANAYLLKNGKATNSFNLSNKDNYVLDENGNPVANVAPFDLTSTNGNAMRDMSNYVYGIRNYDRYKQTGNGIYLQNQFQYKKFNLLVGLRYDDFTDYLNYETAEEEKISQDKFIPRIGMVYKLKPNVNFYGTWVKGYQPQTATTINNPEAGGPFDPLTSELFEAGIKTEWFNKRLSATIAVYKLSQKGALYNANDSSNSDLLKQIGEEKSEGVEVDIYGQIMSNWSVIMNYAYNHAYFTEADESTLATFGNQKPNAPRNTFNFWSKYIINHGDFNGLGFGLGYDYVGERNGSIVRNPELIPVFPSYGLFNAAIYYKVNKFQIQLNINNVFDKTHWVGGYDFLRAFPGRPRNIMSTVSYTF